Below is a window of Fimbriimonadia bacterium DNA.
GCGCTGGTGCAGCGGCTGCCGGGTGACGTTGCCATGTTCCTCCGGCCGATCCCAGCAGTCGAGCGGCGAGGCATCCTACTTCGCGCGTCCGACGCCTAAGGAGTTCTCTTCCCCGATTGTCATTCCGACCGCAGTGAGGGATCCCCTTCTTGCCGACCTGTGGTCCGGAGTCTGGGTAGTTGGGTCGCACGCGTGCACGGTGGGCGGCGGGTTCAGAAAGGGATTCCTCGGTTTGGTCCCGAGGTTGTCAGGGCGGGCTCGGCCGGCAGCGGCAGAGGGCTGTCGGACAACCACGCTGAGACCGCAAACCCACGAAAAGAATGAAGGCCGGGCTAGGCGCCCGGCCAACTGCACACGAAACCACTCTTTTCGGACACTTATGCCATTAGGAGGTCACTTGCGACGTCGTCTCAGCACGGCGGTTAGCGTGGCCAACGCCATGCCGAGACCCGCGATCTGGCTCGGCTCTGGCACGAAGGACAGTTCCTTCTCCACCAGGGTCAGCGCAGCGAGCGCGGTCTCGTCGATTAGGGTTCTGCCGTTCTCGTCTGTGTACGTCACGCCGCTCAGAACAAAGGTTTCCTTGATCCTGATTGCGTGAGTGGGTCGGTCGAATACGTAGTGGCGCGATGTGGGCTGTACGTAATCAACGCCCGAGTCGGACACAAGGATCGTCGGATTGTTCGCATCCGAGATATCCTTGATCAGTTCGGTCCATGCGATATACGGGTTGAGTGCCTTCTCACCCGGAACGAGCTGCCCCAACAGGTCGACTCGAATGTCGTGGATGGCTGGGCCGCGAGGATCTGCGAATACGTCGCACACCATCACGATGGACCCGATGGATCGACCAGTCCC
It encodes the following:
- a CDS encoding PEP-CTERM sorting domain-containing protein, with product MRRYLIAALAAVALCLPFAARAADFTVTWNCYVLDGSLSEDAYDTFSGVIQIGPDRIFDTTVNFVLPNAFVGNGTGRSIGSIVMVCDVFADPRGPAIHDIRVDLLGQLVPGEKALNPYIAWTELIKDISDANNPTILVSDSGVDYVQPTSRHYVFDRPTHAIRIKETFVLSGVTYTDENGRTLIDETALAALTLVEKELSFVPEPSQIAGLGMALATLTAVLRRRRK